One Candidatus Dormiibacterota bacterium DNA window includes the following coding sequences:
- a CDS encoding diguanylate cyclase, with the protein MLHPQRAVTALSAVTLRPTLVDRYEVLTLLRRGQGIDTALARDRRTGDEVIIKTAATGSVSSIAAMRLEHEADVLGRLRSSGLTPLLELGRDGDLLYMVMPRVPGVTLEAVLSERALSARETLTVGVDVLRSLVEAHAEGVLHRDIKPANIIVDGGAPLVRATLIDFGLARSARLDPSLRNRPVGTAQYVSPEQAGLLGDGVDERSDLYALGVLLFRCLAGRLPFLGATVGDVLRQHLSEPPPRLRELVSVPRSLDGVVQHLLRKDPCDRYQSAAAVLADLEEIAAALDRGVEEPALVVGLHDRRRTLTEAAFVGRDAELAILRDVLAATAAGATALVTVEAESGGGKTRLLDELTQEARRRGAWVLRGQGMDQAAQRPLQILDGVAAAVIDAAGEDGRLRDGLRRRLADSSQAICDALPQLAVTLGQADEASALPEAYGESRTLLALTALLDEVGRDGRPAVVILDDCQWADGLSVKLLTHWWRDRGGSRPPRLLLVCAFRSEEVPAGHPLRGLRPSRHIALAPFGPEDVRRLVVSMAGVLPEEAVGLVTRLCDGSPLMASAVLRGLVECGALVEGDGGWHLDPVAMADLSASRRAAVVIVRRIEALGPPTVRLLSVGAVLGKEFDIAAAVALWGHGSGAAVRGLDDARRRHMVWIDEATGRCTFVHDKIREALLERLPPDERAALHRAAAVHLQSLATDHVFELAYHFAAAGDLERALPHAVAAARLARGRHSLELAERHFLIAERGVPAGDRELRREIAEGLGDVMMLLGAYESAAGQFALARELAATDTQRAEIHRRLGELAFKCGDMRSSCDECETALRHLGRRTPRRTPILLLLLVWEVLVQTGHTLAPRLLVARRSSDRSGRELVAARLYSRMAYTYWFRAGLVPCAWSHLRGMNLVERYPATPELAQSYSEHAPVATMLPWYRRGLTYAARSLAIRTRLGDVWGQGQSLHFFGVVLYAATRYRECIERCREAVRLLERTGDQWEVNTARWHIAFALYRLGDLDGAVEMARRVHEAAVEIGDWTAAGISLGVWSKASEGQVPADLIAAARDRSGDDAHTGAELLQADGVRLLRAGRHSDAVAVLERARRLVRKAGLRQEYVAPVLPWLATALRRQVESLPPHAVSERAALLRRARRITAGAARMARRYRNNLPHALREQGLVAVLSGRERRGHALLDASIAVAETQAARYERAQSLLARGRVGLALGWEAAAEDVATAEPMLAAMTGGGAEEEAHDGRWVSLSLADRFERVLGVGRRIASASTREAVFAAVHDAALDLLRGESCLVLDVTQGTDEEPAVVSGSFDAGFSHTLVRRAVISGRPLIGSAETGATSESIDLASVRSALYAPVVVAGAATACFCVGHHEVDGLFGPEEVDLAEYIATLAGAALENVAGNEARFRSLVQQSSDVITIVSPSGLVTYQSPSLERVLGHPPDRFLGRSLDELLHGGDVPRMADALRAAAAGSAPSAAVECRWRHRDGTWRQTETLVKALLDDPGVGGIVLNTRDVTERRRAEDALQAHLARLADIAETDPLTGLGNRRFFDRFLATALDEPAAVLSIDLDDLKVINDLYGHEAGDAALRAVAPVLRGVLRDTDIVARIGGDEFAALLPGADLETAVHIAERLRAAMHGVSVPHGPARISVGCAAGPASVPPRQMLREADEALFRAKRAGRDRVEAVVPGTQPAVALSENRRWESVLATILAERRVHPVYQPIRRLADRALAGYEGLARPIGDGPEVGVEGLFRSAQRAGESRDLDWICRRAVLAGWRPVSPQVPLFLNVGVANLVDPLHDVDQMLLLLRWSGCSPQDVVLEITEREAVHDLQRLRDVLASYREAGFRFALDDLGEGHSTLAVLSAAVPEFVKLSGRLTGNAREAGPRYVIRAIVAFAEMSGSQVIAENLESEADIALLQGMGVDLGQGFALGRPAYAVAA; encoded by the coding sequence GTGCTCCACCCGCAGCGCGCGGTGACCGCCCTCTCCGCGGTCACCCTCCGCCCGACCCTGGTCGACCGATACGAGGTCCTCACCCTGCTCCGGCGCGGCCAGGGGATCGACACCGCGCTCGCCCGCGACCGCCGGACCGGGGACGAGGTCATCATCAAGACGGCCGCAACCGGAAGCGTCTCGTCGATCGCCGCCATGCGGCTGGAGCACGAGGCCGACGTGCTGGGCAGGCTGCGGAGCAGCGGGCTGACGCCGCTGCTCGAGCTCGGCCGCGACGGCGACCTCCTCTACATGGTCATGCCCAGGGTGCCCGGCGTCACCCTGGAGGCGGTGCTCTCGGAGCGGGCGCTGAGCGCGCGCGAGACGTTGACGGTGGGCGTCGACGTGCTCCGGTCGCTGGTCGAGGCCCACGCGGAGGGGGTTCTCCACCGCGATATCAAGCCGGCCAACATCATCGTCGACGGCGGAGCACCGCTCGTCCGCGCCACCCTCATCGACTTCGGACTGGCCCGCAGCGCCCGGCTGGACCCGAGCCTCCGCAACCGGCCGGTGGGCACCGCACAGTATGTCTCCCCGGAGCAGGCGGGCCTCCTCGGCGACGGCGTCGATGAGCGCTCCGACCTCTACGCGCTCGGCGTCCTGCTCTTCCGCTGCCTGGCGGGGCGGCTCCCGTTCCTCGGCGCTACCGTCGGCGACGTCCTCCGGCAGCACCTGAGCGAGCCACCGCCACGGCTGCGCGAGCTGGTCAGCGTGCCGCGGTCCCTCGACGGGGTCGTCCAGCACCTCCTCCGCAAGGACCCGTGCGACCGCTATCAGAGCGCCGCGGCGGTGCTCGCCGACCTCGAGGAGATCGCCGCCGCCCTCGACCGCGGAGTCGAGGAGCCGGCGCTGGTGGTGGGGCTGCACGACCGGCGCCGCACCCTGACCGAGGCCGCCTTCGTGGGCCGGGACGCCGAGCTCGCGATCCTCCGCGACGTGCTCGCGGCGACCGCGGCGGGCGCCACCGCGCTGGTCACCGTCGAGGCCGAGTCCGGCGGCGGCAAGACCCGTCTGCTCGACGAGCTCACCCAGGAGGCGCGGCGCCGCGGAGCCTGGGTGCTCCGTGGCCAGGGGATGGACCAGGCCGCGCAGCGCCCGCTGCAGATCCTCGACGGCGTCGCCGCCGCGGTGATCGACGCCGCCGGCGAGGACGGGCGGCTCCGCGACGGGCTCCGCCGCCGCCTGGCGGACAGCAGCCAGGCGATCTGCGACGCCCTGCCCCAGCTGGCGGTGACGCTCGGCCAGGCCGACGAGGCCTCGGCGCTCCCCGAGGCCTATGGCGAGAGCCGCACCCTCCTGGCGCTGACCGCCCTCCTCGACGAGGTGGGCCGGGACGGACGCCCCGCGGTGGTGATCCTGGACGACTGCCAGTGGGCGGACGGTCTCAGCGTCAAGCTGCTCACCCACTGGTGGCGTGATCGTGGCGGCAGCAGGCCACCGCGCCTGCTGCTCGTCTGTGCGTTCCGCTCCGAGGAGGTGCCCGCCGGCCACCCGCTGCGCGGGCTGCGGCCGTCGCGTCACATCGCACTCGCGCCCTTCGGGCCCGAGGACGTGCGCCGGCTGGTCGTCTCCATGGCGGGCGTGCTGCCCGAGGAGGCGGTCGGGTTGGTCACCCGCCTCTGCGACGGAAGCCCGCTGATGGCCTCGGCGGTCCTCCGCGGGCTGGTGGAGTGCGGCGCGCTCGTCGAGGGCGATGGCGGCTGGCACCTCGACCCCGTCGCGATGGCCGATCTCAGCGCCTCCCGCCGCGCCGCCGTCGTCATCGTGCGCCGCATCGAGGCGCTCGGGCCGCCCACCGTCCGGCTGCTCTCGGTCGGCGCCGTGCTCGGCAAGGAGTTCGATATCGCAGCGGCGGTCGCGCTCTGGGGCCATGGGTCGGGTGCGGCCGTGCGCGGGCTCGACGACGCCCGCCGGCGCCACATGGTCTGGATCGACGAGGCGACGGGGCGCTGCACCTTCGTGCACGACAAGATCCGCGAGGCCCTGCTCGAGCGCCTCCCCCCGGACGAGCGGGCCGCCCTGCACCGGGCGGCCGCCGTCCACCTCCAGTCCCTCGCCACCGACCACGTCTTCGAGCTGGCGTACCACTTCGCGGCGGCCGGTGACCTCGAGCGCGCCCTCCCCCACGCGGTGGCGGCCGCCAGGCTGGCGCGGGGACGGCATTCACTCGAGCTCGCCGAGCGTCATTTCCTCATCGCCGAGCGCGGGGTCCCCGCCGGCGATCGCGAGTTGCGGCGCGAGATCGCCGAGGGGCTCGGCGACGTGATGATGCTGCTCGGGGCGTACGAGTCCGCCGCCGGCCAGTTCGCGCTCGCCCGCGAGCTGGCAGCGACCGACACCCAGCGGGCGGAGATCCACCGCCGGCTCGGCGAGCTCGCCTTCAAGTGCGGCGACATGCGCAGCTCCTGCGACGAGTGCGAGACCGCGCTCCGCCACCTCGGCCGCCGCACCCCGCGCCGGACCCCGATCCTCCTCCTGCTCCTCGTCTGGGAGGTGCTGGTGCAGACCGGCCACACCCTCGCCCCCCGGCTGCTGGTCGCGCGCCGCTCCTCCGACCGCTCCGGGCGGGAGCTGGTGGCGGCGCGGCTGTACAGCCGCATGGCGTACACGTACTGGTTCCGAGCCGGCCTGGTGCCGTGCGCCTGGAGCCACCTCCGTGGGATGAACCTGGTCGAGCGGTACCCCGCCACCCCGGAGCTCGCCCAGTCGTACTCGGAGCACGCCCCGGTGGCAACCATGCTCCCCTGGTACCGGCGCGGCCTGACCTACGCGGCCCGGTCGCTGGCGATCCGCACCCGGCTCGGCGACGTCTGGGGACAGGGACAGTCGCTCCATTTCTTCGGAGTGGTGCTCTACGCGGCGACGCGGTACCGGGAGTGCATCGAGCGCTGCCGCGAGGCGGTGCGGCTGCTCGAGCGCACCGGCGACCAGTGGGAGGTCAACACCGCCCGCTGGCACATCGCCTTCGCGCTGTACCGCCTCGGCGACCTCGACGGAGCGGTCGAGATGGCCCGTCGCGTCCACGAGGCGGCCGTCGAGATCGGCGACTGGACGGCGGCGGGGATCAGTCTCGGCGTCTGGTCGAAGGCGTCGGAGGGCCAGGTGCCCGCAGATCTGATCGCCGCCGCGCGCGACCGGTCGGGCGACGACGCCCACACCGGCGCCGAGCTTCTCCAGGCCGACGGGGTGCGCCTCCTCCGCGCCGGGCGCCACTCGGATGCGGTCGCGGTGCTCGAGCGGGCCCGCCGGCTGGTGCGGAAGGCCGGTCTGCGCCAGGAGTACGTCGCACCGGTGCTCCCCTGGCTGGCGACGGCGCTCCGCCGGCAGGTGGAGTCGCTGCCTCCCCACGCCGTGAGCGAGCGGGCGGCGCTGCTCCGCCGCGCCCGCCGAATCACCGCCGGTGCGGCGCGGATGGCGCGCCGCTACCGGAACAACCTGCCCCACGCGCTCCGCGAGCAGGGCCTGGTCGCCGTGCTCTCCGGTCGCGAGCGCCGCGGTCATGCTCTCCTCGACGCCTCCATCGCGGTGGCAGAGACCCAGGCGGCGCGGTACGAGCGGGCCCAGAGCCTGCTCGCCCGCGGACGGGTGGGACTGGCGCTGGGGTGGGAGGCTGCCGCGGAGGATGTCGCCACCGCCGAGCCCATGCTCGCGGCGATGACCGGCGGCGGAGCCGAGGAGGAGGCGCACGACGGCCGGTGGGTGAGCCTCTCGCTCGCCGATCGGTTCGAGCGGGTGCTCGGCGTGGGACGGCGGATCGCCTCGGCGAGCACGCGCGAGGCGGTGTTCGCTGCGGTGCACGACGCCGCCCTCGACCTGCTGCGCGGCGAGAGCTGCCTGGTCCTCGACGTCACCCAGGGGACCGACGAGGAGCCCGCGGTCGTCTCCGGCTCGTTCGACGCCGGATTCAGCCACACCCTCGTCCGCCGTGCGGTGATCTCGGGCCGCCCGCTGATCGGCTCGGCGGAGACCGGCGCCACCAGTGAGAGCATCGACCTCGCCTCGGTTCGCTCGGCGCTCTACGCGCCCGTCGTCGTGGCCGGTGCGGCCACCGCCTGCTTCTGCGTCGGTCACCACGAGGTCGACGGTCTCTTCGGCCCCGAGGAGGTCGACCTCGCCGAGTACATCGCGACCCTGGCGGGAGCGGCTCTGGAGAATGTCGCCGGCAACGAGGCGCGCTTCCGCTCGCTGGTGCAGCAGTCGTCGGACGTGATCACGATCGTGAGTCCGAGCGGGTTGGTGACCTACCAGAGCCCGTCGCTGGAGCGCGTCCTCGGCCATCCTCCGGACCGCTTCCTCGGCCGCAGCCTCGACGAGCTGCTGCATGGCGGCGACGTCCCGCGCATGGCCGACGCGCTGCGAGCGGCCGCCGCCGGGTCGGCGCCGAGCGCGGCGGTGGAGTGCCGGTGGCGCCACCGCGACGGGACCTGGCGACAGACCGAGACCCTGGTCAAGGCGCTGCTCGACGACCCCGGCGTCGGCGGCATCGTGCTCAACACCCGCGACGTCACCGAGCGCAGGCGCGCCGAGGACGCGCTCCAGGCCCACCTGGCCCGGCTCGCGGACATCGCCGAGACCGACCCGCTCACCGGGCTCGGCAACCGCCGCTTCTTCGACCGCTTCCTCGCGACCGCGCTCGACGAGCCCGCCGCCGTGCTCAGCATCGACCTCGACGACCTCAAGGTGATCAACGACCTCTACGGGCACGAGGCCGGCGACGCGGCGCTCCGCGCGGTCGCGCCGGTGCTGCGCGGCGTGCTTCGCGACACCGACATCGTGGCGCGCATCGGCGGCGACGAGTTCGCCGCCCTGCTCCCCGGCGCCGACCTCGAGACCGCGGTGCACATCGCCGAGCGGCTGCGCGCGGCGATGCACGGCGTGTCGGTGCCCCACGGGCCGGCGCGGATCAGCGTGGGATGCGCCGCCGGGCCGGCGTCGGTTCCGCCGCGCCAGATGCTGCGTGAGGCGGACGAGGCGCTCTTCCGCGCCAAGCGGGCGGGACGTGACCGGGTCGAGGCGGTGGTCCCCGGCACCCAGCCCGCCGTCGCGCTCTCCGAGAACCGGCGCTGGGAGTCGGTGCTCGCCACCATCCTCGCCGAGCGCCGGGTCCACCCCGTCTACCAGCCGATCCGGCGGCTCGCGGATCGGGCCCTGGCAGGGTACGAGGGGCTGGCGCGTCCCATCGGCGACGGCCCCGAGGTGGGCGTCGAGGGCCTGTTCCGGAGCGCGCAGCGCGCCGGCGAGTCGCGCGACCTCGACTGGATCTGCCGCCGCGCCGTGCTCGCAGGCTGGCGCCCGGTGTCCCCGCAGGTGCCGCTCTTCCTCAATGTCGGCGTGGCCAACCTCGTCGACCCGCTGCACGACGTCGACCAGATGCTGCTGCTGCTGCGCTGGAGCGGGTGCTCCCCGCAGGACGTCGTCCTGGAGATCACCGAGCGCGAGGCGGTTCACGACCTCCAGCGGCTGCGCGACGTGCTCGCGAGCTACCGGGAGGCCGGCTTCCGGTTCGCGCTGGACGACCTGGGCGAGGGCCACTCCACCCTCGCCGTGCTCAGCGCGGCGGTGCCCGAGTTCGTGAAGCTCTCCGGCAGGCTCACCGGCAACGCGCGCGAGGCCGGGCCACGGTACGTGATCCGTGCCATCGTCGCCTTCGCCGAGATGAGCGGCAGCCAGGTGATCGCCGAGAACCTCGAGAGCGAGGCCGACATCGCGCTCCTCCAGGGCATGGGGGTCGACCTCGGGCAGGGGTTTGCGCTGGGCAGGCCCGCGTACGCGGTGGCGGCCTGA
- a CDS encoding cold shock domain-containing protein yields the protein MSNGTIKKVASDRGFGFIAADDGQEYFFHRSSVDSTLDFDRLSGGEAVTFEVEASPKGPRAGQVRAA from the coding sequence ATGTCCAACGGGACAATCAAGAAGGTCGCATCCGACCGCGGGTTCGGGTTCATCGCCGCTGACGATGGGCAGGAGTACTTCTTCCATCGGAGCAGCGTCGACAGCACGCTCGACTTCGACCGCCTCAGCGGCGGCGAGGCCGTGACGTTCGAGGTCGAGGCGAGCCCCAAGGGCCCGCGGGCCGGGCAGGTGCGCGCCGCCTAG
- a CDS encoding EAL domain-containing protein codes for MDERQTDTARSAVERLRWVAMALALARVGLAQPPPVSRTAAIGTVLAMAAYNAIVTVARRRGRWAAPLALTALVLDFLACTVWVLLSADDPSSSAFAIYIFVAIEAAALYQMRGAALFAPGFATGFALLTWARHHYFGFPLDSGSLVFRSGIVLLVGVAVGAIATQSQRRRFELDRQAEALRASEQRFRTIVDTTSIGVSVADAQGRLISANPAYQELAGYTEAELTTMRIIDFTHPDDAGADMRLAQEVASGRRSHGQVEKRWIRKNGEVRWVRVNASHLPAAGGAPGRVVAIVEDISERRRAERELAESAGRLAAIAATDVLTGLPNRREFERLLALPQSRSFAILAIDVDNLKVVNDGYGHEAGDAALRAIATALRMAVRDGDVVARSGGDEFSALLPDTAPEAAVQVGDRLRRAMHGLALPHGQARISIGCATGPAMADAATVLIAADEALYRAKRNGRDRLEAAPAVNETGSQQVRWETLVPSLLREDGMVSVFQPIVGLRDGRVIGYEALGRPTDGPHDIGVEGLFAAADRIGEGRSLDWVCRRAALLGCRGLPASTALFLNVGVSVLLDPLHAVDQMLLLLRWAGREPAQVVLEITEREAVRDLERLRVVIMEYRSHGFRFALDDVGTGHSTFEVLSVATPEFIKIAGTLTRHAGEVGPRSAIRALVAFAASSGARVIAEEVENDTTASLMRHLGVDLAQGFMWGTPAAASTWPAEGDLTARG; via the coding sequence GTGGACGAGCGTCAGACCGACACCGCGCGGAGCGCCGTCGAGCGACTGCGCTGGGTGGCGATGGCGCTGGCACTGGCCCGCGTCGGCCTCGCCCAGCCGCCGCCGGTGTCCAGGACCGCCGCGATCGGCACCGTCCTCGCCATGGCGGCGTACAACGCCATCGTGACGGTGGCCCGCCGCCGCGGCCGGTGGGCCGCACCGCTGGCGCTGACCGCCCTCGTCCTCGACTTCCTCGCCTGCACCGTCTGGGTGCTGCTCTCCGCCGACGACCCGTCGAGCTCCGCCTTCGCGATCTACATCTTCGTCGCCATCGAGGCCGCGGCGCTCTACCAGATGCGCGGAGCCGCACTGTTCGCGCCCGGGTTCGCCACCGGGTTCGCGCTGCTGACCTGGGCCCGGCACCACTACTTCGGCTTCCCCCTCGACAGCGGCAGCCTGGTGTTCCGATCCGGGATCGTCCTGCTGGTCGGCGTCGCCGTCGGCGCCATCGCCACCCAGAGCCAGCGGCGGCGCTTCGAGCTGGATCGCCAGGCGGAGGCGCTGCGCGCCTCCGAGCAGCGCTTCCGCACCATCGTCGACACCACCTCCATCGGCGTCAGCGTCGCCGACGCGCAGGGGCGGCTGATCAGCGCCAACCCCGCCTACCAGGAGCTCGCCGGCTACACCGAGGCCGAGCTGACGACGATGCGGATCATCGACTTCACCCATCCCGACGACGCCGGCGCGGACATGCGGCTCGCCCAGGAGGTGGCCAGCGGGCGGCGCAGCCACGGGCAGGTGGAGAAGCGGTGGATCCGCAAGAACGGAGAGGTGCGCTGGGTGCGCGTCAACGCCTCCCACCTTCCCGCCGCCGGCGGCGCGCCGGGACGGGTGGTCGCCATCGTCGAGGACATCAGCGAGCGCAGGCGGGCGGAGCGCGAGCTGGCCGAGAGCGCGGGGCGCCTGGCGGCGATCGCCGCCACCGACGTCCTCACCGGCCTCCCCAACCGCAGGGAGTTCGAGCGCCTGCTGGCCCTCCCGCAGAGCCGGTCCTTCGCCATCCTGGCCATCGATGTCGACAACCTCAAGGTTGTGAACGACGGGTACGGCCACGAGGCCGGGGACGCCGCTCTGCGAGCGATCGCCACCGCCCTGCGGATGGCGGTGCGCGACGGAGACGTGGTCGCCCGGAGCGGCGGTGACGAGTTTTCGGCGCTCCTCCCCGACACCGCCCCCGAGGCGGCGGTCCAGGTCGGGGACCGGTTGCGCCGAGCGATGCACGGCCTCGCGCTGCCCCACGGGCAGGCGCGGATCAGCATCGGCTGCGCCACCGGCCCGGCGATGGCGGACGCTGCGACCGTCCTCATCGCCGCCGACGAGGCCCTGTACCGGGCCAAGCGGAACGGGCGTGACCGGCTCGAGGCGGCGCCCGCGGTCAACGAGACCGGCTCGCAGCAGGTGCGCTGGGAGACGCTGGTGCCCAGCCTGCTGCGCGAGGACGGGATGGTCTCCGTCTTCCAGCCGATCGTCGGCCTTCGCGACGGGCGGGTGATCGGCTACGAGGCCCTGGGCCGTCCCACCGACGGGCCCCACGACATCGGGGTCGAGGGGCTGTTCGCGGCCGCCGACCGGATCGGCGAGGGCCGCAGCCTCGACTGGGTCTGCCGCCGCGCCGCGCTCCTGGGGTGCCGCGGCCTGCCCGCCTCGACCGCGCTCTTCCTCAACGTGGGGGTGTCGGTGCTCCTCGACCCGCTCCATGCCGTCGACCAGATGCTCCTGCTGCTGCGCTGGGCCGGCCGGGAGCCGGCTCAGGTGGTCCTGGAGATCACCGAGCGGGAGGCGGTTCGCGACCTCGAGCGGCTGCGGGTGGTGATCATGGAGTACCGCAGCCACGGCTTCCGGTTCGCCCTCGACGACGTGGGCACCGGCCACTCCACCTTCGAGGTCCTCTCGGTCGCGACGCCGGAGTTCATCAAGATCGCCGGCACCCTGACCCGGCACGCCGGCGAGGTCGGGCCACGGTCGGCGATCAGGGCGCTGGTGGCCTTCGCCGCCTCGAGCGGAGCGCGGGTGATCGCCGAGGAGGTCGAGAACGACACCACCGCCTCGCTGATGCGGCACCTCGGAGTGGATCTCGCCCAGGGCTTCATGTGGGGGACCCCGGCGGCGGCGTCGACGTGGCCGGCGGAGGGTGACCTCACCGCCCGCGGATGA
- a CDS encoding phosphatase PAP2 family protein, translated as MAVHPARVDDLPGWRRDPTGAAAGAQPRRSPAAVVARVRPAAALRLVNAGIAVYAVASVALVATHRVGLTSEHVILLVLVAAGLVPRLRVVVRDWVPFLFIAVMFEDLGALQPLVAGSVHAAGPAILERRVLGVDAAPWLQAHLGGLVGAVWWQLPLVGEYLVHFLAPLLAGGWLWWRHRARFEGYVAAYTLVMALGFAGYLLYPEMPPWLAAQHGLVPPVGRVVVSVLDHLGGFGALYSGADPFPNGAMPSLHVAVPMVIALTMMAGQRRRISRLWLLYPLTISFAVVDLGEHYVSDVVAGLALGAGCWAVVEMVSRLAARRASVSAAATFAPSPPRTCEGHRGPFEA; from the coding sequence ATGGCGGTGCATCCGGCCCGCGTCGACGACCTGCCCGGCTGGCGCCGCGACCCCACGGGGGCGGCTGCCGGCGCGCAGCCTCGTCGGAGCCCGGCCGCCGTGGTCGCGAGGGTGCGACCGGCGGCGGCGCTCCGGCTGGTCAACGCCGGGATCGCGGTCTACGCCGTCGCGTCCGTCGCCCTGGTGGCCACCCACCGCGTCGGCCTCACCTCCGAGCACGTCATCCTCCTCGTGCTCGTCGCCGCGGGGCTGGTCCCGCGTCTCCGCGTGGTCGTGCGCGACTGGGTCCCCTTCCTGTTCATCGCGGTGATGTTCGAGGACCTCGGCGCCCTCCAGCCCCTGGTGGCAGGCAGCGTGCACGCCGCCGGCCCCGCCATCCTCGAACGCCGGGTCCTCGGGGTCGACGCGGCGCCCTGGCTCCAGGCGCACCTCGGCGGCCTGGTCGGCGCGGTCTGGTGGCAGCTCCCGCTGGTCGGGGAGTACCTCGTGCACTTCCTCGCCCCGCTCCTCGCCGGGGGCTGGCTCTGGTGGCGCCACCGTGCCCGCTTCGAGGGCTACGTCGCCGCCTACACCCTGGTGATGGCGCTCGGTTTCGCCGGCTACCTCCTCTACCCCGAGATGCCGCCGTGGCTGGCCGCACAGCATGGCCTGGTCCCGCCGGTGGGACGGGTGGTGGTGTCCGTCCTCGACCACCTCGGCGGCTTCGGCGCGCTGTACTCGGGAGCCGACCCCTTCCCCAACGGAGCGATGCCGTCGCTCCACGTCGCCGTCCCCATGGTCATCGCCCTGACGATGATGGCCGGACAGCGCCGCCGGATCAGCCGCCTCTGGCTGCTCTATCCGCTGACCATCAGCTTCGCCGTCGTCGACCTCGGCGAGCACTACGTCAGCGACGTTGTGGCCGGGCTCGCCCTCGGCGCCGGCTGCTGGGCGGTGGTGGAGATGGTGTCCCGGCTCGCCGCCCGCCGCGCCTCCGTCTCCGCGGCCGCGACCTTCGCGCCGTCTCCGCCGAGAACATGCGAGGGGCACCGAGGACCGTTCGAGGCGTGA
- a CDS encoding lysylphosphatidylglycerol synthase transmembrane domain-containing protein yields the protein MAAGPAHRYGGVTGPSRGLAAPVLRSAGAIAQNIPREGRPISTSTLTLRGVLCHPGSRVAGSALGILLLVRTTDLGGAARDVHAASPGWLAAGLALTVLTFTAGVVQWGVLLRGAGTRILWRSVASWQAQSVFAGHVLPTAAAGDAVRAVNACRAAGSGAGIGSILGSRLAGALSMAVWGLAGAVTLRGVFGVPVLAAAAAYVAGIVVAWLLVLTARPSAPARPGRRGGLATRGARVVASLRDGCHAIRHRTGAIVMCLMIALLGWGCQLLALVAFAHAVGVVVPPTVFAVALPISLVATWSPASVNGVGLREGVMAGVLVHAGVSAAHAGAVSLIIDLQMLPIALGGAITWMVARRRCPRVRAVAPPR from the coding sequence ATGGCGGCGGGCCCCGCGCACCGGTACGGTGGTGTCACCGGGCCGTCTCGGGGGCTCGCCGCGCCCGTGCTACGGTCGGCCGGCGCCATCGCGCAGAACATTCCGAGAGAGGGGCGACCCATCTCCACGTCCACGCTCACGCTCCGTGGCGTCCTCTGCCACCCTGGATCCCGCGTCGCCGGGAGCGCCCTCGGCATCCTCCTGCTGGTGCGCACCACCGACCTCGGCGGCGCCGCGCGCGACGTGCACGCTGCCAGCCCGGGATGGCTCGCCGCCGGCCTCGCCCTCACCGTGCTGACCTTCACCGCCGGTGTGGTGCAGTGGGGCGTGCTCCTCCGCGGCGCCGGCACCCGCATCCTCTGGCGCTCGGTCGCCTCCTGGCAGGCGCAGTCGGTGTTCGCCGGCCACGTCCTCCCCACCGCCGCCGCCGGTGACGCGGTCCGCGCCGTCAACGCCTGCCGGGCCGCGGGCAGCGGCGCCGGGATCGGATCGATCCTGGGCAGCCGGCTCGCCGGCGCTCTGAGCATGGCGGTGTGGGGGCTCGCCGGCGCGGTGACCCTGCGCGGAGTGTTCGGCGTGCCCGTCCTCGCCGCCGCGGCGGCCTATGTCGCCGGCATCGTCGTCGCCTGGCTGCTGGTGCTGACGGCGCGGCCGTCGGCTCCCGCCCGTCCCGGGAGGCGGGGCGGGCTCGCCACCCGCGGCGCCCGGGTCGTCGCCTCGCTCCGCGACGGCTGTCACGCCATCCGCCACCGCACCGGGGCGATCGTGATGTGCCTGATGATCGCGCTCCTGGGATGGGGCTGCCAGCTGCTGGCCCTGGTCGCCTTCGCGCACGCGGTGGGCGTCGTGGTCCCGCCCACGGTCTTCGCCGTCGCCCTGCCGATCTCCCTGGTCGCGACCTGGTCACCCGCCTCGGTCAACGGTGTCGGCCTTCGCGAGGGGGTGATGGCCGGGGTGCTGGTGCACGCCGGCGTCAGCGCCGCGCACGCCGGAGCGGTGTCGCTGATCATCGACCTGCAGATGCTCCCGATCGCGCTCGGTGGAGCGATCACCTGGATGGTCGCCCGGCGGCGGTGTCCACGAGTTCGGGCGGTTGCTCCGCCGCGGTGA